From the Candidatus Binataceae bacterium genome, the window CAGAACGCGCGGCCGTTGCCGGTGAAAATCACTATTCGCACGGCGGCGTCGGCGCGCACCGCGGCGACCAGCTTGCGCAAATCGGCGATCATCTCGGGGCTGATCGCGTTGAGCTTGTTCGGACGGTTGAGCCGCACCGTCGCGATCCCGTCTGCGCATTCGTATTGCAGCGTCTCGTACATCACTTCACTTCCTCCTGATTGCTTCTCGGTCGTGAGCGCGCGGCCGCCGCCGCGCGCGCCTCTAGATCATTGTCAAGCCGCCGCTGACCGACAGCGCCTGGCCGGTTATGTAGGAAGCGTCGTCGGAGGCGAGGAAGGCGACCGCGGCGGCGATGTCGGCGGGCTCGGCGATCCGCCGCAGCGGCACCGCACGCTTGAGCGCCTCGTGCAGCTTGGGATTGAGCGCGGCCAGCTCCTGGAGCATCGGCGTGTTGGTCGGGCCCGGGCATACGCAGTTGACCGTGATGTTGTTGCGCGCCATCTCGCGCGCGAGCGTCTTGCTGAACGCGATCACGCCGCCCTTGGCGCCCGAGTACACCGCCTCGCCGGTCGAGCCCACGCGCCCGGCATCCGAGCTGATCGATACGATCCGGCCGCGCCCGCGTGCGATCATCGAGTCGAGCACCGCGCGACAGCAGTTGAGCGGCCCGCGGTAATCGATCGCGATTATCTTGTCCCAGGTCTCCTCGCTGTTCTGGACGAACGGTTCGGCCTTGTCCCATCCGGCGTTGTTGACCAGGATGTCGATCGGCCCAAGGCGGCGCTCCGCCTCGGCGACCGCCGCGCGCACGCTGGCGAGCTTGGCGACGTCGATCGCGACGGCGATCGCGCCCCGGCCGATCTCGGCCGCCGCGGCGGCGGCGCCGCCCGGGTCGAGGTCGGCCAGCGCGACCTTGCATCCTTCCTCCGCCAGGCGCTCGGCGATCGCCCTGCCGATCCCGCGCGCGGCGCCGGTGACGAACGCGACCTTGCCGCTGAGTCCGCGC encodes:
- a CDS encoding 3-oxoacyl-ACP reductase family protein → MRGLSGKVAFVTGAARGIGRAIAERLAEEGCKVALADLDPGGAAAAAAEIGRGAIAVAIDVAKLASVRAAVAEAERRLGPIDILVNNAGWDKAEPFVQNSEETWDKIIAIDYRGPLNCCRAVLDSMIARGRGRIVSISSDAGRVGSTGEAVYSGAKGGVIAFSKTLAREMARNNITVNCVCPGPTNTPMLQELAALNPKLHEALKRAVPLRRIAEPADIAAAVAFLASDDASYITGQALSVSGGLTMI